Proteins co-encoded in one Seriola aureovittata isolate HTS-2021-v1 ecotype China chromosome 1, ASM2101889v1, whole genome shotgun sequence genomic window:
- the LOC130173696 gene encoding non-muscle caldesmon-like, producing the protein MSESIKRRSSSRQLLQNLIRVTAQRSQEDAEEVERERRRRARERQRGEGSPSWTEPPHHNDLTQNTELDEELKPSCCLVLEEDEGFSDWSHRLENRSEQEVQDDSRARVQTRSAPQWKPRAEEKKLKEDEEEEKVEGREPESSSRSQEASTRPPEKMSRNKKDVRTSYSSSVFLQQDARLQHAAGQPADRTSYLAAGTMRPRGGACRVDGEVEQEELKVEEEEVQPTLQREWRSTETRQSPADEDDLEEEEEEELSFTHEEGEDLHLRREQRHREEEEEEEEHKMTDKSSVESRDRRSEEVNRTSAVSLGSSSEGEESLNCYGPMSPTFKKLLIQFYPDEVNSRVSTDGKCTIMERTESLRKSTNNTKKTPSPVAVSKIDKKLEQYTHALEVSSKEGRSGGQVLTDLTSPTEPVASKKSLFEAGEAWNQNAISVAASKDADGLKVGVADLINQWVRGSDDGSRCSSPSKPAEIKPGGVLNKKNLWESLGDPLSPGKDGKESSPGKRYKFVVTGHGKYEKVSVDTEDVNCPSAGQFYEDL; encoded by the exons GGTGACGGCCCAGCGGAGCCAGGAGGACGCTGAGGAGGTGGAGCGGGAGCGAAGGAGGAGAGccagggagaggcagagaggagaggggagccCCTCCTGGACAGAGCCCCCCCATCACAACGACCTCACACAAAACACGGA GTTGGACGAGGAGCTGAAGCCCAGCTGCTGCTTGGTTCTGGAGGAGGACGAAGGCTTCAGCGACTGGAGCCACAGGCTGGAGAACCGCAGCGAGCAGGAGGTGCAGGATGACAGCAGGGCCAGGGTGCAGACACGTTCAGCACCACAGTGGAAACCACGGGCCGAAGAGAAGAAACtgaaggaggatgaagaggaggagaaggtggaaGGACGGgagccagagagcagcagtcGGTCCCAAGAAGCTTCAACAAGACCTCCAGAGAAG aTGTCCCGCAACAAAAAGGACGTCAGGACGTCATATAGCTCATCAGTCTTTCTGCAACAGGACGCCAGACTGCAGCACGCCGCAGGCCAACCAGCAGACAGGACGTCCTACCTGGCAGCAGGGACAATGAGGCCACG CGGAGGGGCCTGCAGGGTGGATGgggaggtggagcaggaggagctgaaagtagaggaggaagaggtacAGCCCACTTTGCAGAGGGAGTGGAGGTCAACAGAAACCCGACAGAGCCCCGCGGATGAAGACGatctggaagaagaagaagaagaagaactgagcTTCACACATGAAGAGGGGGAAGACCTCCACCTCAGGAGGgagcagagacacagggaggaggaggaggaagaggaagagcacaAGATGACAGACAAG AGTTCAGTGGAaagcagagacaggaggagtgaggaggtgAACAGAACATCTGCAGTTTCTCTCGGCAGCAGCAGCGAAGGCGAGGAGTCACTAAACTGCTATGGTCCCATGAGCCCGACGTTCAAG AAACTCCTCATACAGTTTTACCCA GATGAAGTCAACAGCAGAGTCTCAACAGACGGAAAATGCACG ATCATGGAGAGAACTGAGTCTTTGAGGAAAAG CACCAACAACACAAAGAAGACGCCGTCACCTGTTGCTGTTTCCAAGATTGACAAGAAACTGGAGCAGTACACACATGCTCTCGAG GTCTCCTCAAAGGAAGGCAGATCCGGCGGTCAGGTTCTGACGGATCTGACGAGTCCCACTGAACCCGTCGCCTCCAAGAAGAGCCTGTTTGAGGCCGGAGAAGCCTGGAACCAAAACGCCATCTCAGTCGCAGCATCTAAG GATGCAGACGGGTTAAAAGTCGGTGTGGCTGATCTCATCAATCAGTGGGTGAGAGGAAGTGATGATGGCAGCAGGTGCAGCTCGCCCTCCAAACCAGCA GAAATAAAACCCGGTGGtgttttaaacaagaaaaaccTTTGGGAGAGTCTCGGTGACCCATTATCTCCTGGCAAGGATGGAAAG GAGAGTTCCCCTGGTAAAAGGTATAAATTTGTCGTGACTGGTCACGGCAAGTATGAGAAGGTTTCTGTTGACACTGAAGACGTGAACTGTCCGTCAG